GGCACGACCTACCCGATCGACCGCGCCTTCGTCGCCGAACAACTGGGCTTTGAAGGCGTCTGCGAAAACTCCCTCGACGCCGTCTCCGACCGCGACTTCGCCATCGAATTCACCAGCGCCTGCGCGCTGCTCATGATGCACATCAGCCGCCTGTCGGAAGAACTGGTGATGTGGATGAGCCCGCGCATCGGCTTCATCCAGATCGCCGACCGCTTCTGTACCGGCTCGTCGATCATGCCGCAAAAGAAGAACCCGGACGTGCCGGAACTGGCACGTGGCAAAACCGGCCGCGTGTACGGCCAGCTGATGAGCCTGCTCACCCTGATGAAGTCGCAGCCGCTGGCCTACAACAAGGACAACCAGGAAGACAAGGAACCGCTGTTCGATGCCGTGGACACCGTCACCGACACCCTGCGCATCTTCGCCGACATGGCCGGCGGCATCACCGTTCGCGCTGAAAACATGAAGGCCGCGCTGACCCAGGGCTTCGCCACGGCCACCGACCTCGCTGATTATCTGGTCAAGAAGGGCCTGCCCTTCCGCGATGCCCACGAGGCTGTCGGCCATGCCGTCAAGGCGGCTGAGGCCAAGGGCGTCGATCTGCCACAACTGACGCTGGATGAACTTCGCGCCTTCTGCCCGCAGGTCGAGTCCGACGTCTTTGCCGTGCTCACCGTCGAAGGTTCGCTGGCCAGCCGCAACCACATCGGCGGCACCGCGCCGGAGCAGGTCAGGGCCGCCATCGGCCGCGCCCGTCAGCGACTGTAAGTTAAACCAGCGGGCATCTTCCGGATGCCCGCCAGGCAGGCATTAGCGCCAGGCGCGAGCCCCCATCAGGTAATTGCGGGTTTCTGTCGTCTGTTTCGTTACGTCCGGCGCAACAGCTACCGTTTCAACGACTGGCTCTACACGAACCTCTGGCGTAACAGGCAACAGCAGATCGCGCATGCGCAGGACGGAAATCAGCAATTCCTCTTCATCGGCCGCTTCTTCGATTTCCGAAAGGCGCTGCCGGGCATAGGCCGGGTCGCGCGTCAGCCGGTCGAGATCGACCGATTGACCAATGGTGCGCCGCACCTGCAATTTGAAGCGTGCAAGAAACTGGGCTCTTTCAATCTGATTTTCCATCCTGAGGATTTCTCCCTGTCGATCGTGATCCTTCAGAATTAGCGAAAACCGTGCCGGCTGCTGCAATGCAAAAACAGGGCAAGAAATCAGTCAGTTACGATTCCACAGGAAAAATCCGCCAATATTTTCGGCCATTTTTGGTGCGGGGGTGAAAAGACCGAGCCAGTTTGGTGCAGCGCACCATCGGCACGATCAGACCCTCACACCGGGAAGCGGACAACCGCTTTGTCCTTGGGTATAATCAGAAAATACTAATATTCACCATCAAGGAAAACAGCATGTACACCACCATCGTCGACAACACCCCGCTGATCAAGGTAAGCAGCGCCAAGCATGAAGCCAACTATGCCGTTAACGGCTCGCTGATGAACCCGCTCGAAGCGTTCTACGCTTCGCTCGCCGCCTGCGCTGCCGTCTATGCCAAGAAGGCCTGCAAGGAACTGGGCATCCCGGCGGCCGGCATCGAGATCGGCTGCAAGCCCTTCGCCGGCCCCGGCGGCCCGCTGACGCTGGCCCGCTTTAAAACCGAGGTGCGTTTCCCCGAGCAGTTCACGGCTGAGCAAAAAACCAAGATTCTCGACAGCATCGCCTATTGCGCGGTGAAGGATATTGTCGCCAACGGGCCTTCCATCGAGTTTCAGGTCAGCGAAATCTGATCACTGGCTGGACAATAAAAAACCGGAGACAGGCTCCGGTTTAATGAGATGGTCAGCCCGATCCCCACCAGCGGTAAGCTGAGTGGGGATTTTTTCTTTTGGAGGCGATCATCATGAACACGGTTACCCTCATTGGCATTGATCTTGGAAAGCATTGTTTTCATTTACATGGGCAGGATGCCCAAGGTCGCATGGTATTTCGCAAGAAGCTTTCGCGTAGCCAGATGCTGACGCAGCTGGCCAATTTCCCGGTTTGTCGGGTTGTGATGGAGGCGTGTGCGGGTGCGCACTGGATTGCCCGGCGCCTATCGGCGATGGGTCACGAGGCGAAGTTGATTTCACCGCAGTTTGTAAAGCCGTTCGTCCAAGGCAACAAGAATGACTTTGCCGACGCGCAGGCGATCTGCGAAGCGGCGAGCCGACCGAACATGCGTTTTGTGAGTCCGCGCAATGAAAGCCAGCAGACCATCTCGGCGACGCATCGCGTGCGTGAGGCGCTGGTGCGGGATCGGACGTCGACGACTAACCAGATCCACGCCTTCTTGCTGGAATTTGGGATCAGCTTACCGAAAGGCCCGGCCATCATCAAACGCTTGCCAGCCGTGCTGGCCGAGCATGAAGCAGTTTTGCCACCTCGCCTGATGGCTGTTATCGAGCACTTGCGTGCGCATATCAAATATCTGGATGAACAGATCAAAGCGGTCGAGGGCGAATTGGCTCAACAACTGGCTGAAGACGAGCGTAGCCAACGCTTATTGGAAATTCCTGGCATTGGGCCGATCACCGCCAGCGTCCTGGCGGTCGAACTGGGCGATGCCCATCAGTTTGCCAATGCTCGCCAGTTCGCCGCCTCCATCGGTCTGGTGCCCCGTCAGTACAGCACCGGCGGCAAACCAACCTTGCTCGGCATCAGCAAACGGGGCGACAAGAATTTGCGACGATTGCTCGTTCAGGGGGCACGGACCATCATGCAACGTATTCAGACAAGAAGCGATGGGCTCGGTGAATGGGTACGGGACATGCTGTGCCGACGGCACTCGAATGTCGTGGCCTGCGCGCTGGCCAACAAAATGGCGAGGATCGCCTGGGCTATCCTCGCCAAAGGGACACACTATCAATCCCGTTCGCTGGCTGCCACCATCTGACGGAACGCTTCACCTTTTTGTAACCCACCTGGTTTTGCGACGGTAGATCACGTGATGAACTAAACGGCACAACGGCCTGGCAAAGAACCTGACAATAAAAACAGCGATCACACGCTGATGGTTTTTTGAGGATTGCCAGGCGCGGCTCTCATCGTGGCGCGGGGAATTCCTTCCCCAATTCGACGCCGGATAGATTTGCGCAAGCCAACTTTAGTTTAAAACAAAATCTCCCTTGCAAAAATCGGGCTGACCATAGATTTTATTGGGACGGCAGCAAACTCAGGCGGCGATACCTTCCAGCATCTGCTGCAGTTCGCCGGTCTGGTACATCTCTTTCATGATGTCGCAGCCGCCGACGAATTCGCCCTTGATGTAGAGCTGCGGAATGGTCGGCCAGTTGGCGTATTCCTTGACGCCATTACGGATTTCCTCGTCAGCCAGGACATTGACCGTGACGAAGTCGTCGACGCCGCAGACCTTAAGTATCTGCACGGCAGTAGCCGAAAAGCCGCACTGCGGGAAACGGGCGTCGCCCTTCATGTAAAGGACGACCGGGTTGCCGGTCACGGTGGCGTGGATGTGTTGCTGAACGTCGGACATGATTTCTCCTGATTTAAAGATGACCGCCTGAAACACGGTCGATGCCGGCCAGGTCGGGGAAAGTGGATGCGGCTTTGAACCCGGCCGCAGTCAATAAGTTCCGGCTCGCTTCGCCCTGATCATAGCCGTGTTCGAAGAGCAGCCAGCCACCTGGGTTAAGGTGGGCGGCTGCATCGGCGACGATGCAGCGAATGCAGTCCAGCCCATCGGCGCCATCGGTCAGCGCCATTTGCGGCTCGAAAGGAAGGCCGTTGAGAGCCAGATGAGGGTCACCATCGGCAACATAGGGCGGATTGGAGACGATGAGGTTGAAGTGTTCGCCGGCCAGCGGGGCGAACCAGTCGCCAGCACGAAAATCGACCCTGGCCCTAAGCCTTCCGGCGTTGTTGCGCGCCACCGCCATCGCCGCTTCTGACAGGTCGACCGCCGTCACCGTCGCCGCCGGGCACTCGAGCGCCAGCGACACAGCGACGATGCCTGAACCGGTACCAAGATCAACCACGCTGGGGCTGACCATCCCGGTCAGCTTGTCGAGCGCCAGATCGATCAGCACTTCGGTTTCCGGGCGCGGAATGAGGACAGCCGGCGACACCTGAAAAACCCGCCCGCGAAACTCTGCCTCGCCGACCAGATAGGCCAGTGGCTCACCTGCAGCGCGACGCGCCACCCAATCGACAAACTGGGCATAGGCCGACGCAATGACCGGGGTTTCCGGTCGCGCCAGCAAGTCCGCATGGCTGCAAGCGGTGGCGGACTGAAGC
The DNA window shown above is from Dechloromonas sp. HYN0024 and carries:
- the argH gene encoding argininosuccinate lyase — translated: MTSNATQYTWAGRFSEPVSDLVKRYTASVDFDQRMWRQDIRGSLAHARMLAKQGIIAAADLADIERGMAVVTEEIESGKFEWSLDLEDVHLNIEKRLTALVGDAGKRLHTGRSRNDQVATDIRLYLRDSIDDILVLIKAFRSALVDLAEKEAATPMPGFTHLQVAQPVTFGHHMLAYFEMFGRDAERFVDCRKRVSRLPLGAAALAGTTYPIDRAFVAEQLGFEGVCENSLDAVSDRDFAIEFTSACALLMMHISRLSEELVMWMSPRIGFIQIADRFCTGSSIMPQKKNPDVPELARGKTGRVYGQLMSLLTLMKSQPLAYNKDNQEDKEPLFDAVDTVTDTLRIFADMAGGITVRAENMKAALTQGFATATDLADYLVKKGLPFRDAHEAVGHAVKAAEAKGVDLPQLTLDELRAFCPQVESDVFAVLTVEGSLASRNHIGGTAPEQVRAAIGRARQRL
- a CDS encoding OsmC family protein; the encoded protein is MYTTIVDNTPLIKVSSAKHEANYAVNGSLMNPLEAFYASLAACAAVYAKKACKELGIPAAGIEIGCKPFAGPGGPLTLARFKTEVRFPEQFTAEQKTKILDSIAYCAVKDIVANGPSIEFQVSEI
- a CDS encoding IS110 family transposase, which codes for MNTVTLIGIDLGKHCFHLHGQDAQGRMVFRKKLSRSQMLTQLANFPVCRVVMEACAGAHWIARRLSAMGHEAKLISPQFVKPFVQGNKNDFADAQAICEAASRPNMRFVSPRNESQQTISATHRVREALVRDRTSTTNQIHAFLLEFGISLPKGPAIIKRLPAVLAEHEAVLPPRLMAVIEHLRAHIKYLDEQIKAVEGELAQQLAEDERSQRLLEIPGIGPITASVLAVELGDAHQFANARQFAASIGLVPRQYSTGGKPTLLGISKRGDKNLRRLLVQGARTIMQRIQTRSDGLGEWVRDMLCRRHSNVVACALANKMARIAWAILAKGTHYQSRSLAATI
- the grxD gene encoding Grx4 family monothiol glutaredoxin; translation: MSDVQQHIHATVTGNPVVLYMKGDARFPQCGFSATAVQILKVCGVDDFVTVNVLADEEIRNGVKEYANWPTIPQLYIKGEFVGGCDIMKEMYQTGELQQMLEGIAA
- the prmC gene encoding peptide chain release factor N(5)-glutamine methyltransferase, which codes for MTLGEALAAARGQIDRLDARLLLQSATACSHADLLARPETPVIASAYAQFVDWVARRAAGEPLAYLVGEAEFRGRVFQVSPAVLIPRPETEVLIDLALDKLTGMVSPSVVDLGTGSGIVAVSLALECPAATVTAVDLSEAAMAVARNNAGRLRARVDFRAGDWFAPLAGEHFNLIVSNPPYVADGDPHLALNGLPFEPQMALTDGADGLDCIRCIVADAAAHLNPGGWLLFEHGYDQGEASRNLLTAAGFKAASTFPDLAGIDRVSGGHL